The Ovis canadensis isolate MfBH-ARS-UI-01 breed Bighorn chromosome 18, ARS-UI_OviCan_v2, whole genome shotgun sequence genome has a segment encoding these proteins:
- the LOC138423570 gene encoding small ribosomal subunit protein eS4, X isoform: protein MARGPKKHLKRVAAPKHWMLDKLTGVFAPRPSTGPHKLRECLPLIIFLRNRLKYALTGDEVKKICMQRFIKIDGKVRTDITYPAGFMDVISIDKTGENFRLIYDTKGRFAVHRITPEEAKYKLCKVRKIFVGTKGIPHLVTHDARTIRYPDPLIKVNDTIQIDLETGKITDFIKFDTGNLCMVTGGANLGRIGVITNRERHPGSFDVVHVKDANGNSFATRLSNIFVIGKGNKPWISLPRGKGIRLTIAEERDKRLAAKQSSG, encoded by the coding sequence ATGGCTCGGGGTCCCAAGAAGCACCTGAAACGCGTAGCAGCTCCAAAACATTGGATGCTGGATAAACTGACTGGTGTGTTTGCCCCTCGTCCATCTACCGGCCCCCACAAGCTAAGGGAATGTCTCCCCCTAATCATTTTCCTAAGGAATAGACTTAAGTATGCCTTAACTGGAGATGAAGTAAAGAAGATTTGCATGCAGCGTTTCATTAAGATCGATGGCAAAGTCCGCACAGATATAACCTACCCTGCTGGTTTTATGGATGTCATCAGCATTGATAAGACTGGAGAGAATTTTCGTTTGATCTATGACACCAAGGGTCGTTTTGCTGTTCATCGTATTACACCTGAGGAGGCCAAGTATAAATTGTGCAAAGTAAGAAAGATATTTGTGGGGACAAAAGGAATCCCTCATCTGGTAACCCATGATGCTCGTACCATCCGTTACCCTGATCCCCTCATCAAGGTGAATGATACCATTCAGATTGACTTGGAGACTGGCAAGATTACTGATTTCATCAAATTTGACACTGGTAACCTGTGCATGGTGACTGGAGGTGCTAACCTGGGAAGAATTGGTGTGATTACAAACCGGGAGAGACATCCAGGTTCTTTTGATGTAGTTCATGTGAAAGATGCAAACGGCAACAGCTTTGCCACTCGGCTCTCGAACATTTTCGTTATTGGCAAAGGCAACAAACCATGGATCTCTCTTCCCCGTGGAAAGGGTATTCGCCTTACCATTGCTGAGGAGAGAGATAAGAGATTGGCAGCCAAACAGAGCAGTGGATAA